The genomic interval tttttttccctgtttgtaAAACGTTTTTATTTGTTGAATTAGACCTTAATTCCTGTTGTTCTGTTGCACGTTCTGCAATACCTTAACACTGgcatttttcttaccttttccGGTCATAGCCAAATATTTCCCGAATATGTTTTGATATTTCTTCTTGGGGTTCCCCTTCATCTTCAATGAAATCATCCATTTCAGAGTCAtactcatcatcatcatcttctaTTTGTCTCTTGTAACTAATAGGTGGTCTACCAAGACCTGAATAacaaaggagtaaaaaaaatagcataacattttaataatttaacaGTACTTCTCCTTTGGGCACAGACATTTTACAACACTGGgcttcaagaaggaaaatttctgCCTCAAGTTAACTTGCAATTCTCAGAAACTCAGTAAATGACAATACTGAGTTGAGCTGTGGAACATCACATATCAGCATCAGAAGTCTATGTGCAGGGTTTTCTAGGCATTTATTTGCTAAATTCCACAGTGTTTCTCTTATAACAGAGATGTTTAGAACTGCTCAAATAATGATAAAGGTGAATTTTCCAAATCATTTAAATATCAGTCACAGGTTTACtgtgtggttttaattttcatttaccATTTTAAGCACCTGTTATTTAAGGCACTACAAAATTTTAAAGACTAAGCATGATCAAGCAATGTGGGAAGTGAAAACTTCCAATTCCTTTCCTTCTAAACAGCATTTGTGTACCAAGATCCATCATGGGCTGCTCAGCTTTCTTTCATGCAATACTTCCCAGGCTTTTATTTCAAGGAACATGAGAATtggtaaaaagaaataaaccattGCAAAGTAGACAAAAACATCCTACTATTAAATGCACTCATTAAAAGgcaaatacagtattttgtcCAAGTCTTCCTAACTGCATCTGTAAATAGTTGAAGAGCCTCAAGTGAACCCAATTcagacataaataaaaaatacaaaacaaataacTAAGCAAAAAAGTTATTTGCTCTAGAGCTTTATACCTTGTGGATGTAACACAGGTCTATGCCCTTGAAAAGGCCTCGCTCCATTGACCTGTCCATTGCTAGGTCTCGTGACAAGGTTTTTAGAAGAAATAGTTTCAGACACCACAGTGCACTTGGGTTTCACAGCTGGGCCCAAGCCACTGCCTGGTCTCCCGGGTCCCATGCTGATTCCTGGCCTTCCCGGTCCTGTTCccaagctgctgcctgctcGCTTGGCTGCTGTGCTTGGACTGATTCCTGGCCTTCCCAGTCCTGTTCCCAAGCTGCTGCCTGGTCGCCCAGGTCCAGTGCTTGGTCTGACTCCTGGCCTTCCTGGTCCTGTACCCGTGCTGCTGCCTGGTCTCCCAGGTcctgtgtttgtgctgctgtttggCCTTCCTGGCCCAGTGCCCCCCAAGCTTGCTCGTCCAACTCCCATGGCTGAGCTGCTCCCTGGCCTTCCAGGtcctgggctggagctgctccctggcCTTCCAGGTCCCATGCCTGAGCCACTGCCCAGTCGCCCAGGTCCTGGGCTGGAGTTACTTCCTGGCCTTCCAGGTCCTGGGGCTGAGCCACTGcccatcctcctggctcctgGGCTTAAGCCACTTTCTGGCCTTCCAGGTCCTACATCAGAACCGACGCTTGATCGCCCAGGTCCCGCACTTGGGCCACCACCTGGATGTCCAGGTCCTCCTTTTCCTAAGCTGCTGCCCGATCGCTTTGCATTGGAGCTGATTCCATGCTGAAGGGCAGCAGCATTTCCTGATTTTGTATGGGAAGACTTTTTCAGGCCAGATTCTTTAGCAGCTGCTGGCCTCTGAGCCCCGTTGGCTGCTGGTCTTGGGGGTGGCACATGAGAGCTTGAGCCAGGCTTTCCAGTACCATTGACAGGGAACTTGGCGTGACTGCTACCAGCCGAGCTCTTCAGGGAGCCATTTTGTGAGGTTTTCTCCATTTGCTCAAGTCTGGAGGAAGATGAGGACCGTGAGTGTTTCTCAGTCAGTGCTGGTGCTTTGCATTTCTTATCAGCACCACTCATAGAAGAGGACAGACTGCCTTTTGGTGTGGAATGTTTATCTAATGAGCTTTTAAGTTTTGCATTTACAGATTCTTTctgagaaattactttttttgaaGAACCAGACACCCCTGTATTCTTaatctccttttcatttttcttatgtATTTCTATTCTTTTGTTCTTGCGTTCCAAGTACTCCCTCTCTCTCAACTCTTCTGCTGTTCTGGGTCTCTCTTCCAcctttttcactgcttttatttctactggttcatactgctttttttcagctagCCTTAAGAGCTCTGCAAAGTTCAGAGGTGCTGGTGCACTTTTGGAAGGTGCCTTTGGTTTCCCTGAAAACTTGGATGGTTTCTCATATTCATCTTGCTCATGCTCAGATTCAGTCTGACAGTATTTGAGTTGCTCGGTTTCATCATCTGTTGCATACTCAGCCTCTGGAGCCTGGGCAGCATTCTCACAAGTCCTCCTTTTTTTAGGCTTCTCTTCAACAGGAATGCCATTATAGCCATAAAAATTATCCTTTGTTCGTGAGGCCATAGCTCTTGCCTTTCTGTCATGTTTCAGTTCAATACGCTTAGCCAAGagttcttctttctttcttctttcttccagtGCTGTAAAAGAAAACCAGGGGAAAGTTATCCAAAAGCactactttttatttaaatttcccCCACACTGATAAACCACTTAGGACAGTAGTTTAAGGGTATCTGGCTAGCAGCTATTCAAAATAGACCTGTTCTTGGTGCAAGCCAACCCAGGTGAATCAGCTACTCCAAAAATCAAAGGCAAACAATTAAGCCAAATGTTTACTGCAAAACACACTGAAGTTGTTTAACTGAAGCACCCCTCCAGAATGCTATGCAAATTACAGAGAAGTACTGTATGAGGAGGTACCTGACTGATGGGATCTCTGGGTAATAGGAGTTCTGAGACTGAGCAAGAGAATTTTGAGTCAGAACAAAATTTACTATCAGAATTTTAAGGAAAGAtgaggaaagagagggaaataaaGAGTATTGGGAGGGATAAGAATTGGAAAACAGGCTGAGTGTATGTGTAGAAGGGTGTAGGGGAGGGATAGAAACAGGCTGGGTCAGTGCACTGGACTGATAGAGCCCTGAGCCCTATCTTTAGTTTGTCCTGTATTCTTACTGAagattttttaatctgttttctgcagaaGCACAGTCTCTATCTTTAGTCTGTCTGTGATCTGCTGACAAAACTTAGGctgaagaagctggagaggCCTGAACACCCAGTCGTGGAGAGACCAAGGGAACGGAGGTCAAATACAAGAAACACTCAGGAAAAGCACCAATTCCTAGAAAATAGAGTGGGCTACTTGTGCTGTGAGTGCCTCTAAGGGTATCAGCTCCTGCCTATGTTACTCTGTTGTCCAGGGCTGTGATTGTTCAGAGTGGGTGTGCAAGCATGGATATGGGGAATTTATCTCAGTTTGCTTCTGGCTGGCATGGCAGCAGGGACAAGGAGCAGGCTTCATGAGTGACCCAGGAGAACAGGAATACCATGGGCCACCCAGTCCATCAGGTTTGGTTATCTTTAACAAAACATTACATCAGAAGCAATGCAGGATTAATTTATTCTAGAGACTATTTAAAGGAAACAtaatgcagtggaaaaaaacatggtTTAACAAAGCCTCTGCCAAACCAATTTAAAATTCAGACTATATTGACATACTAGGGTTAAATACAGCAGGAGCTCTTACCATTTTTTCACATAAAGCTTTTCTAAGTTACCAAAAGTCTAGATGGCTTCTTGCAGTATTCCTTCACTTCTGACTATTCCTCAATCTCTAACAGTAAATGCCTGTGTAGCTGATTAAGATTTAGCTCCTTAGGAAAGCAGGCAAACACCTCTAGTCCTTACTTAGTCCTGGCTTTCCCTCAGCTTCAGCTATGTGCATAAATTCCAGAAACAACAGCCCTTGTATTTGCAAGAGCTCTGAATAAGTTGAGTCTCAAAGAGTGAATGGAAGTCTcccaaaggaaatattttttactattaccttttttccttttttcttcttcttgccGTCTGAGAAATGCTTGCACTGCTGCAGACTCTACACCCTTGACTTTTGGAACCTTTTTGGGAGGACCAACAGCCAAACTGTACCTTTTCtgcaaagaacaaagaaatagGTCAGATAAATTAAAGTATAAAAATCTAGTTTTTAATACTGAGGAGCTGTGTAACAGCCCAACAGATGTGTTTGACCCTTTAGCCAAACCAGCTGCAAAGGAGGCAAAGGCCTGAAGCATATCCAGGCTGTCAACTCCCCTGCTTTCAAACTTTTTTCAGGTCCCACAAAGGAGCAGAATGACACAGTGAGCACTGATAACATGGACTTGGATCACTAAGCATGCATCAATACAGGAATAGCAGGTGGCTTTTCCAACACTCATTTATCAAGGATCAAATAAAGTTGTGGGTACAAGGAGTCTCATGAATACCTTTCCACCTTGTAACCTGCCTAGGAGCCAACCACTTTATCCCATAAATAGGAAAGCCTGGGTGAGCCTTCTTTGAGCCTCCCCTGCTAGGCAGAAGGGATGCATGGTGGTGATCTCCCCTTGGGCTGTGACACAATTTTGCCTCAGTAACTTGGACTGCATGCTGAGCTGGTGCTAACAAAAACATTACATGGACTTTGCCAAGAAAACTGGCACAGGTTGTTCAGAGAGGTGGCAGATATCCCACCCCAGGAAATAGACAAGGTCAGGTTGAACagggctctgggcagcctgatGTAGCTAAAGATGTCCTTGCACACTGAAGGGAGGTTGGCTGAGGTGACCTTTAAAAGGTCCCTTTCCAATTCCATTccattctacaattctatgttgcattttctgaaattactaaaacaaaattataaagaCACTGCAGCTGTAAAACCTGACATGTTGCTGTATCACAATGAAGACTGCTACAGGTGAGCTCATTTACCAAGATTCACCTCTGCACAAGATAAT from Heliangelus exortis chromosome 18, bHelExo1.hap1, whole genome shotgun sequence carries:
- the SPTY2D1 gene encoding protein SPT2 homolog produces the protein MDFHNILVMASEQQGLNSVPKRYSLAVGPPKKVPKVKGVESAAVQAFLRRQEEEKRKKALEERRKKEELLAKRIELKHDRKARAMASRTKDNFYGYNGIPVEEKPKKRRTCENAAQAPEAEYATDDETEQLKYCQTESEHEQDEYEKPSKFSGKPKAPSKSAPAPLNFAELLRLAEKKQYEPVEIKAVKKVEERPRTAEELREREYLERKNKRIEIHKKNEKEIKNTGVSGSSKKVISQKESVNAKLKSSLDKHSTPKGSLSSSMSGADKKCKAPALTEKHSRSSSSSRLEQMEKTSQNGSLKSSAGSSHAKFPVNGTGKPGSSSHVPPPRPAANGAQRPAAAKESGLKKSSHTKSGNAAALQHGISSNAKRSGSSLGKGGPGHPGGGPSAGPGRSSVGSDVGPGRPESGLSPGARRMGSGSAPGPGRPGSNSSPGPGRLGSGSGMGPGRPGSSSSPGPGRPGSSSAMGVGRASLGGTGPGRPNSSTNTGPGRPGSSTGTGPGRPGVRPSTGPGRPGSSLGTGLGRPGISPSTAAKRAGSSLGTGPGRPGISMGPGRPGSGLGPAVKPKCTVVSETISSKNLVTRPSNGQVNGARPFQGHRPVLHPQGLGRPPISYKRQIEDDDDEYDSEMDDFIEDEGEPQEEISKHIREIFGYDRKRYKDESDYALRYMESSWREQQKEEARSLRLGVQEDLEELRREEEELKRKRQSKKLRTR